In Bacteroidetes bacterium GWF2_43_63, the genomic stretch TAACTTATCTTGGCCCCAGTGGCTCGCAGATTGGTAAAAAAGAATCGATGAAGGACACCGCCCGCGTTCTTGGACGTATGTACGATGGTATCGAATACCGCGGATATGCACAGGAAATTGTAGAAACCCTTGGTAAATATGCCGGTGTTCCTGTCTGGAACGGACTTACCACCGAATTTCACCCAACTCAGATTCTGGCTGACTTCCTCACCATGATGGAACACACCGACAAACCGCTGAACAAAGTGGCTTTCTGCTACATGGGCGATGCCCGTAACAACATGGGTAATTCACTCATGGTTGGTGCAGCCAAAATGGGAATGGATTTCCGTGCTTGCGCTCCCAAAAGCATCTGGCCGGAAGAAGGTCTGGTGGCTAAATGTCGCGAAATAGCCAAAGAAACCGGAGCGAAAATCACGCTTACCGAAAATGTTGAAGAAGGCGTGAAAGGCTGCGATTTTCTTTATACCGATGTTTGGGTTAGCATGGGCGAACCTGCAGAAGTGTGGGCTGAACGCATCAACTTACTGAAGCCTTATCAGGTGAACAAAAAAGCGATGGATCTCACTGGAAATCCAAATGCAAAATTCATGCATTGCCTCCCGGCTTTCCACAACCGCGAAACTGCTGTTGGTGAAGACATCTTCCAGAAATTTGGCATTGAATCTATGGAAGTGACCGAGGAAGTATTTGAATCTCCCGCTTCTATCGTGTTCGACGAAGCTGAAAATCGTCTACACACTATCAAAGCTGTGATGGTTGCCACACTGGCATAAGTCGCAACAAAACTTGCATTTAAGCCCGCCTGTTTGGTGGGCTTTTTTTGTGCCCGATTGTTCGGTCTTCCAAATTCAAATGAGTTTGCAGTGAACGCATTCCCAGTTTTCTCCGATTTTTCATTTCTGGACACAGCTTCTCAGACTGGGCGTCCACGGCTTTGTTTGAAATCGGCTTTAAGCTGATT encodes the following:
- a CDS encoding ornithine carbamoyltransferase, which codes for MAFNLKNRNFLKLLDFTPQEIKFLLQLSADLKKAKYAGTEVQRLKGKNIVLLFEKDSTRTRCAFEVAALDQGAHVTYLGPSGSQIGKKESMKDTARVLGRMYDGIEYRGYAQEIVETLGKYAGVPVWNGLTTEFHPTQILADFLTMMEHTDKPLNKVAFCYMGDARNNMGNSLMVGAAKMGMDFRACAPKSIWPEEGLVAKCREIAKETGAKITLTENVEEGVKGCDFLYTDVWVSMGEPAEVWAERINLLKPYQVNKKAMDLTGNPNAKFMHCLPAFHNRETAVGEDIFQKFGIESMEVTEEVFESPASIVFDEAENRLHTIKAVMVATLA